A window of the Anticarsia gemmatalis isolate Benzon Research Colony breed Stoneville strain chromosome W, ilAntGemm2 primary, whole genome shotgun sequence genome harbors these coding sequences:
- the LOC142985798 gene encoding uncharacterized protein LOC142985798 yields MTMGDTLCVYRFVMLIRTVWCMYGESRKIAEKRFKGLELKLGRNSQLKSEYTKVIDEYLQLNHMRKVNELEKGNKNAVYLPHHAVVREDRDTTKVRVVFDASCKGTNGRSLNDNLMIGPTLQAELRHTIMCWRKYKICLVADIIKMYRQVLVNRKDTPYQRILWRENPDKPIEDFELMTVTFGTASGPYLAVRALQQLAYEECQSGSEISQIILEDFYMDDLMTGGENLEKCFTIYNELTRVLEKGGFQLQKWRSNSKELLDKIRGKNDDKVEDLRIKVDDVNKILGLTWNSQEDVFQYTVDLTPPKEPATKRNIISDISRLFDPLGWLAPCIIVAKILIQKLWLAGVEWDQEVPNNLLKEWTTYRQNLPALAGIKIPRWLHSYECTKAELHGFADASKLAYAAVVYLRSFDEMGNVRVSLVTSKTKVAPIKKVSIPRLELCAAVLLSKLMTEVSEVLGISKANLHAYTDSEVVLAWLNQHPSRWKTFVANRVSEILITLDTQYWSHVPSKENPADCASRGISPAELATTSMWIDGPEFLSKKVINFKRPKHLITSLEQTKVHTTVLDTNFWQVFSSLSKLVRVVAYCCRFLNLRKSCISKHSTIYLTKKEIDEAMERCIKRCQEEELAEELEELKDKGCLAKGKSLKSLNLFFDAKGIIRIGGRLEMSQLEFNEKHPILIPKESALTKLLIADAHKKTMHGGPQLMMTYLRSMYWIMGVKALVKKYCRDCVVCIRYSSKATTQLMGQLPSSRVTPNKPFLISGLDYAGPINIRVSKGRGNKSYKGYIALFVCMSTRAIHLEAVSDLTTQGFLAAFRRFVARRGRCAELNSDNATNFVGAARELHCLFNEEKSSFKNELAESLANNGTHWNFIPPRSPNFGGLWEAGIKSTKFHLKRVIGNSTLTYEELGTVLTQIEACLNSRPLSYVEGQNELVVLTPGHFLVGDALVVVPDGNYEKSNTSTLRRWQLHQKMMQDFWRGWSRDYLHQLLQRHKWEYQNPEPSIGDVVLIKEDDMPPGRWLLGKIEQKHPGPDKITRVVSVRTKGTVIKRPTSKICILPVTK; encoded by the coding sequence ATGACGATGGGCGATACGTTGTGCGTTTACCGTTTCGTCATGCTGATCCGGACTGTATGGTGTATGTATGGTGAGTCAAGAAAAATAGCTGAAAAACGATTTAAGGGATTAGAATTGAAATTAGGAAGAAATAGTCAATTAAAATCAGAGTATACAAAAGTTATTGATGAATATTTACAGCTTAATCACATGCGAAAGGTTAATGAGTTAGAAAAGGGTAATAAAAACGCTGTTTACTTACCTCACCACGCAGTAGTCCGGGAGGATAGGGACACAACTAAAGTGAGAGTTGTATTTGACGCTTCCTGTAAAGGAACAAATGGAAGATCCCTAAATGACAACTTGATGATTGGTCCTACTTTACAGGCTGAACTTCGCCATACTATTATGTGCTGGAGaaagtacaaaatatgtttagtcgcagatataataaaaatgtatcggCAGGTTTTAGTAAATAGGAAAGACACTCCATATCAGCGCATACTTTGGAGAGAGAATCCGGATAAGCCTATAGAAGACTTTGAATTGATGACAGTCACATTTGGCACGGCTTCAGGACCGTATTTGGCTGTGCGGGCACTGCAACAGCTTGCTTATGAAGAGTGTCAGAGTGGGTCTGAAATATCTCAAATCATATTAGAAGACTTCTATATGGATGATCTGATGACAGGAGGCGAAAATTTAGAAAAGtgttttactatttacaatGAGTTGACTAGAGTTTTGGAAAAAGGAGGTTTTCAACTGCAAAAGTGGCGAAGTAATAGCAAGGAGTTATTAGACAAGATTAGAGGTAAGAATGATGATAAGGTGGAAGATTTAAGGATAAAGGTAGAcgatgtaaataaaattctggGACTTACCTGGAATTCACAGGAAGACGTTTTCCAGTACACCGTCGATCTTACTCCACCTAAAGAACCTGCTACAAAAAGGAATATAATCTCCGATATTTCGCGACTGTTCGACCCACTAGGTTGGTTGGCGCCGTGTATAATTGTAGCCAAGATATTAATACAAAAGCTGTGGCTAGCTGGAGTCGAATGGGACCAGGAAGTtccaaacaatttattaaaggAATGGACCACTTACCGTCAGAACTTACCTGCTCTAGCTGGAATAAAGATTCCGCGATGGTTACATTCGTACGAATGTACTAAAGCTGAATTGCATGGGTTTGCGGATGCTTCTAAACTGGCGTATGCTGCGGTTGTATATCTGAGGAGTTTTGATGAGATGGGCAATGTTCGAGTTTCGTTAGTGACGTCAAAAACTAAGGTGGCTCCAATAAAAAAGGTCTCGATTCCTAGGCTCGAACTTTGCGCTGCAGTGCTGTTATCTAAGTTGATGACAGAGGTATCTGAAGTTTTAGGAATATCTAAGGCTAATCTGCACGCTTATACCGATAGCGAGGTCGTACTGGCTTGGCTAAATCAGCATCCTAGTCGCTGGAAAACCTTCGTGGCCAACAGGGTTTCGGAAATCCTAATTACGCTTGACACTCAATACTGGTCTCACGTTCCATCTAAGGAGAACCCAGCTGATTGTGCGTCTCGTGGAATTTCTCCGGCTGAACTAGCAACGACGTCCATGTGGATAGATGGTCCAGAATTTCTTTCAAAGAAGGTGATAAACTTCAAGAGACCAAAACACCTAATTACGTCGTTAGAACAGACTAAGGTTCATACAACGGTCCTTGACACTAATTTTTGGCAAGTGTTCTCCTCTCTTTCGAAGCTTGTTCGGGTAGTCGCTTACTGTTGTAGATTTTTAAATCTGAGGAAATCCTGTATATCTAAACACAGcactatttatttaacaaaaaaagagATTGATGAGGCGATGGAGCGATGTATCAAGAGATGTCAGGAAGAAGAATTAGCAGAAGAGTTAGAAGAATTAAAAGATAAGGGATGTCTAGCTAAAGGAAAGAGTTTGAAAtcattaaacttattttttgacGCAAAGGGTATAATAAGAATTGGTGGGCGTTTAGAAATGTCTCAGTTAGAATTTAATGAGAAACATCCAATTCTTATACCAAAGGAATCCGCTTTAACCAAGCTCTTGATTGCAGATGCTCATAAAAAAACCATGCATGGTGGACCACAACTCATGATGACGTATTTGCGTTCTATGTATTGGATAATGGGTGTTAAAGCTTTAGTTAAAAAGTATTGCAGAGATTGTGTGGTTTGTATTCGTTACTCAAGCAAGGCAACCACTCAGCTTATGGGACAATTACCTTCATCACGAGTGACCCCAAATAAACCATTCCTGATAAGCGGCTTAGACTACGCTGGTCCTATAAATATACGGGTTTCAAAGGGTCGAGGAAACAAGTCATATAAGGGGTACATAgccttgtttgtatgtatgtcgaCACGGGCAATACACCTTGAAGCTGTCAGTGATCTGACTACCCAAGGGTTTTTAGCTGCTTTTAGGCGGTTTGTAGCAAGACGTGGACGATGTGCTGAGTTAAATAGTGATAACGCTACCAATTTTGTAGGAGCTGCTCGCGAACTGCATTGTTTATTCAATGAAGAAAAATCTTCTTTCAAAAATGAGCTGGCCGAGTCTCTAGCGAACAATGGCACTCATTGGAACTTCATCCCACCTCGCTCTCCAAATTTCGGTGGATTATGGGAGGCAGGTATTAAATCTACCAAGTTTCATTTGAAGAGGGTCATTGGAAACTCTACGTTGACATACGAAGAGCTAGGAACTGTCTTGACGCAGATCGAGGCTTGCCTTAATTCAAGACCCTTGTCATACGTAGAGGGACAAAATGAATTGGTCGTACTAACACCTGGTCATTTCCTGGTAGGTGACGCACTCGTTGTAGTTCCAGATGGCAATTATGAGAAGTCAAACACTTCGACCCTACGACGATGGCAACTCCATCAGAAAATGATGCAAGATTTTTGGCGTGGATGGTCGCGAGATTATCTTCACCAATTACTTCAAAGGCATAAGTGGGAGTACCAAAACCCAGAACCATCAATAGGTGACGTAGTTTTGATAAAAGAGGATGACATGCCTCCTGGTAGATGGTTGCTAGGCAAAATAGAGCAAAAGCATCCGGGTCCCGATAAGATTACTCGTGTAGTTTCAGTACGCACTAAGGGCACAGTAATCAAAAGACCCACATCTAAGATTTGTATATTGCCTGTAACTAAATAA